GCCAAGGTTACCGATGAGGTGGTCCGGCTCATTCTGGAGGAGACAGAGAAGAAGCTGCCCGCACTCGCGACATCCTTCGACATCACTGAAGCCGTCTACCACGTGACGGGCATCGACTTCGATGAGATGGCGTCCCGCACCATCAGACGCCCCGTCGCCGAAGCCAGGGCCGTAGCCGCCTACCTCGCCCGCCACACGCCCGAAGTGCTGATGAACGACTTGGCCCGCGATCTGGACATGGACCCCTCAAGCCTCAGCACGGCGGCTACC
This is a stretch of genomic DNA from Acidobacteriota bacterium. It encodes these proteins:
- a CDS encoding helix-turn-helix transcriptional regulator, with the protein product MSRDPVNELITRFLRHERKKRRMRIVDVAEISGIPTSSYSCLERGRYRLTAESLLRIQIALGCSIEALWPFGNWRVAKVTDEVVRLILEETEKKLPALATSFDITEAVYHVTGIDFDEMASRTIRRPVAEARAVAAYLARHTPEVLMNDLARDLDMDPSSLSTAAT